From Candidatus Nanopelagicales bacterium, one genomic window encodes:
- a CDS encoding polyketide cyclase / dehydrase and lipid transport yields MPVVDLVDETFLVVSPARLAAVVQERRRWAQWWPELSLSVFMDRGVKGIRWSVTGAMVGSAELWLEEFGDGVILHYYLRADPVSPGSATQPRVLTDSPRGRRAADRLRRREALRWKRTVWALKAEMEGERQPGDGGWR; encoded by the coding sequence GTGCCCGTTGTCGACCTGGTTGATGAAACATTCCTCGTGGTGTCACCCGCCCGGCTCGCCGCCGTCGTCCAAGAGAGGCGCCGGTGGGCGCAGTGGTGGCCCGAGTTGAGCCTGAGTGTCTTCATGGATCGTGGAGTCAAGGGGATTCGGTGGTCTGTTACTGGGGCGATGGTGGGCTCGGCGGAACTCTGGCTTGAGGAATTCGGAGATGGCGTGATCTTGCATTACTACTTGCGAGCTGACCCCGTGTCGCCTGGATCCGCTACCCAGCCACGAGTCCTGACCGATTCCCCACGAGGTCGGCGTGCTGCCGACCGCTTGCGGCGCCGCGAGGCGCTGCGCTGGAAGCGAACCGTCTGGGCACTCAAGGCCGAGATGGAAGGTGAACGCCAGCCCGGCGACGGAGGATGGCGGTAG
- a CDS encoding metallophosphoesterase: MAGGAVVLIRAISDVHARTEGLAQSADGADVFICLGDLILFLDYEDPAIGVFAGLFGEVNARRYIDLRTRRKYDEARSFSRDLWGAVGGDIWRTINERVGQQYAETFAAMPAGFLTYGNVDLPVLWPTYARADHEIVDGEAVDVGGLRVGFVGGGLRSAMRTPFELDPEEFDAKVAKLGPVDVLCSHIPPDFPDCTYDVVARRFERGSQALLRYIRDVQPRYALHGHVHQPLVPRVTIGRTQVVNVGHFRSSGKAFEVRL, encoded by the coding sequence GTGGCTGGTGGAGCGGTAGTGCTCATCCGCGCGATCAGCGACGTGCACGCACGGACCGAGGGATTGGCGCAGTCCGCCGACGGCGCCGACGTGTTCATCTGTCTTGGCGACCTGATCTTGTTCCTGGACTACGAGGATCCAGCCATCGGAGTCTTCGCGGGTCTCTTCGGGGAGGTCAATGCGCGCCGGTACATCGATCTGAGGACACGGCGCAAGTACGACGAGGCGAGGTCGTTCAGCCGCGACCTGTGGGGAGCCGTCGGCGGGGACATCTGGCGGACGATCAACGAACGCGTCGGACAGCAATACGCGGAGACGTTCGCGGCCATGCCCGCGGGGTTCCTCACCTACGGCAACGTGGACCTGCCCGTGCTCTGGCCGACCTACGCCAGGGCGGACCATGAGATCGTGGACGGAGAGGCAGTTGACGTGGGGGGTTTGCGCGTCGGGTTCGTCGGCGGTGGGCTGCGATCCGCCATGCGTACGCCTTTCGAGCTGGACCCCGAGGAGTTCGACGCCAAGGTCGCCAAGCTCGGCCCTGTGGATGTGCTGTGCTCTCACATTCCGCCCGACTTCCCGGACTGCACGTATGACGTTGTGGCGAGGCGCTTCGAACGCGGGAGCCAGGCTCTGTTGCGGTACATACGGGACGTCCAGCCACGGTACGCGCTGCACGGTCACGTCCATCAGCCCCTCGTGCCCAGGGTGACGATCGGGCGGACGCAGGTCGTCAACGTTGGCCACTTCCGCAGCAGCGGCAAGGCGTTCGAAGTCCGGCTGTGA
- a CDS encoding SRPBCC family protein, whose product MPEHTWAQTEIAAPPAAIMAVIADLPSYPQWCTGIGSAEVLTTFRNGRPRTVRVVLDAPPVVETHEYEYEWRPREVSWHLTQGGIVSSMHGRYTCLKRSKGITQVTYELTMTLDMPLIGTLRRRAERHIVGTALRGLKERVESRP is encoded by the coding sequence ATGCCGGAGCACACCTGGGCGCAGACCGAGATCGCCGCGCCGCCCGCCGCGATCATGGCGGTCATCGCGGATCTTCCTAGCTACCCTCAGTGGTGTACGGGAATAGGATCGGCCGAGGTTCTGACTACCTTCCGGAACGGTCGTCCGCGCACTGTGAGGGTTGTTCTTGACGCCCCACCCGTAGTGGAAACACACGAATACGAATACGAGTGGAGACCGCGCGAGGTAAGTTGGCACCTCACACAAGGCGGCATCGTTTCTTCCATGCATGGGCGGTATACGTGCCTGAAGCGGAGCAAAGGCATCACCCAGGTGACATACGAACTGACCATGACGCTTGACATGCCTCTGATCGGTACCCTGCGCCGCCGGGCCGAACGCCACATCGTCGGGACCGCCCTGCGCGGGTTGAAAGAGCGCGTCGAGTCCCGACCATGA
- a CDS encoding ArsA family ATPase, whose translation MTGGSGDVSPGVSARVVLFTGKGGVGKTTLSAATAVAAADRGLRTLVMSTDPAHSLADVFGLAIPAGRPVAVAENLEVSHLDSRALLERSWHSVQEYLLSVLSSAGLDSVAAEELTVLPGAEEVLALLEVREQVRSNRYDLVALDCAPTAETLRLLALPEALDWFMSRIWPVERRVVTALRVPLSRAAGVPMPNTSVMDAIERLHADLADVRKVLTSPGSSVRLVFTPDAVVLAEARRTLTSLSLYGYRVDAAIANRVFPPGGDEWRNGWARAQAARLQQAEVDMAPLPVLVGSYLVGEPVGLEALRNLAEAIYPGGDPLGLPSVESPMSLERLGQQVVLVLRLPLATRGDVDIAERGNEVIVTVGSYRRVIALPGALHRYRVVGAGLSRGVLRVRFLPRDGGGGK comes from the coding sequence ATGACTGGCGGCAGTGGTGATGTCTCACCGGGCGTTAGCGCGCGGGTTGTTCTGTTCACCGGCAAAGGGGGAGTGGGCAAGACAACACTTTCGGCCGCGACCGCTGTCGCAGCCGCTGATCGCGGTCTGCGCACCCTTGTCATGTCGACCGATCCGGCCCACTCGCTCGCGGACGTCTTCGGCCTAGCGATCCCGGCTGGGCGCCCGGTGGCCGTGGCCGAGAACCTCGAAGTGTCGCACTTGGACTCGCGGGCACTGCTGGAGCGTTCGTGGCATTCGGTGCAGGAGTACTTGCTGAGTGTCCTGTCCAGCGCGGGTCTGGATTCTGTGGCAGCCGAGGAACTCACAGTCTTGCCCGGGGCGGAGGAAGTTCTCGCACTACTAGAGGTTCGGGAACAGGTTCGGTCAAACCGTTATGACCTAGTCGCACTGGACTGCGCTCCGACCGCTGAAACGCTGCGGCTGCTAGCTCTGCCGGAGGCCCTGGATTGGTTCATGAGCAGGATCTGGCCAGTAGAGCGCCGCGTGGTCACAGCGCTGCGGGTTCCGCTGTCCCGCGCGGCCGGGGTGCCTATGCCGAACACCTCGGTGATGGACGCCATCGAGCGGTTGCACGCGGACTTGGCCGACGTCCGCAAGGTCCTGACATCTCCTGGGTCTTCGGTACGGCTCGTCTTCACGCCTGACGCGGTCGTTCTCGCCGAGGCCAGGCGCACCTTGACGTCGCTGTCGCTGTATGGATACCGGGTGGATGCCGCGATCGCCAACCGGGTGTTCCCGCCAGGCGGCGACGAGTGGCGCAACGGTTGGGCGCGCGCCCAAGCCGCCCGGCTCCAGCAGGCTGAAGTAGACATGGCCCCGTTGCCTGTGCTGGTGGGCTCATACCTAGTTGGCGAGCCCGTCGGACTCGAAGCCCTGAGGAACTTGGCGGAGGCGATCTACCCTGGCGGCGATCCCCTGGGACTGCCGAGCGTTGAGTCTCCGATGAGCCTTGAGCGGCTTGGGCAGCAGGTTGTGCTCGTGCTTCGACTACCGCTGGCCACGCGCGGTGACGTTGACATCGCTGAACGTGGCAACGAGGTGATCGTGACTGTAGGGTCTTACCGTCGCGTAATCGCGTTGCCGGGAGCCTTGCACAGGTACCGAGTTGTCGGAGCGGGACTGTCGCGCGGTGTGTTGAGAGTGAGATTTCTACCACGAGATGGCGGGGGTGGGAAGTGA
- a CDS encoding ROK family glucokinase, with the protein MLTAGVDIGGTKIAVGVVNTEGEIVASSRKATPVRDPDGVMDVIVELVAELQESHDLEAVGVGCAGLVDATRSKVIFAPNLGWVDEPLRIRIERALGLPTVVENDANAAAWGEFRFGAGRGANDLVMVTVGTGIGGGVILGGKLQRGASGVSGEFGHLRLVPDGRLCGCGRHGCWEAYASGNALVRIARELALERRPEAGILMSLGDGTPEGVQGPDITEAARRGDPVAIEAFEVLGGWLSRGLVEVSTLLDPAAFVIGGGVVEAGDLLLEPTKREFAPQLLARSQRLMPDIIPAELGNAAGIVGAADLARDHGPTPHVLISPKAAAARVEEASKARKAKGGD; encoded by the coding sequence ATGCTGACTGCTGGCGTCGATATTGGTGGTACGAAGATCGCGGTAGGCGTGGTCAACACTGAGGGAGAGATCGTCGCCTCGTCCAGGAAGGCGACTCCGGTCCGCGACCCCGATGGCGTTATGGACGTCATAGTCGAACTAGTGGCGGAGCTCCAAGAGTCCCACGACCTGGAAGCGGTCGGTGTCGGTTGCGCCGGGCTCGTGGACGCGACCCGGTCCAAGGTGATTTTCGCGCCCAATCTCGGTTGGGTTGATGAGCCCCTGAGGATCAGGATCGAGCGGGCGCTCGGCCTGCCGACGGTGGTTGAGAACGACGCCAACGCTGCCGCATGGGGGGAGTTCCGCTTCGGAGCTGGCCGGGGTGCGAACGACCTCGTGATGGTGACCGTGGGGACAGGCATCGGGGGCGGCGTGATACTCGGCGGGAAGCTCCAGCGAGGCGCGAGCGGCGTCAGCGGGGAATTCGGCCACCTGCGGCTGGTTCCGGACGGCAGGCTGTGTGGGTGCGGACGACATGGTTGCTGGGAGGCCTACGCCAGTGGAAACGCCCTAGTGCGCATTGCCCGCGAGTTGGCGCTGGAGCGGCGCCCGGAGGCCGGAATCTTGATGTCGTTGGGCGACGGGACTCCTGAGGGAGTACAGGGTCCAGACATCACCGAGGCTGCCCGGCGCGGTGACCCGGTTGCGATCGAGGCATTCGAGGTTCTCGGGGGGTGGCTGTCTCGTGGACTGGTCGAGGTCTCCACTCTGCTAGACCCGGCAGCGTTCGTGATCGGTGGTGGGGTCGTGGAAGCCGGTGACCTGCTGCTTGAGCCGACGAAGCGCGAGTTCGCGCCTCAGCTGCTGGCGCGCTCCCAGCGACTCATGCCGGATATCATTCCCGCCGAGCTCGGGAACGCGGCCGGCATCGTCGGCGCCGCTGACCTGGCACGCGATCACGGCCCGACGCCTCACGTACTGATCTCGCCTAAGGCCGCGGCCGCGCGAGTTGAGGAAGCATCGAAGGCTCGGAAGGCCAAGGGCGGCGACTAG
- a CDS encoding alpha/beta fold hydrolase, whose product MSLIPGAEPYQSIKGPVGVVLQHGFTGSPKSMKPWAKFLAKNGYSVSVPRLPGHGTTWQEMNKTRWTDWYAETSRAFDELRSKCDQVFIMGMSMGGALALRLAEERGDQVAGLVLINPALFTLRMDRHLLPYLRHIVPAFPGISNDIKKPNQDEGAYDRIPLQAAYSMSQLWSTTMKDIGSVNQPILVFTSRDDHVVENENSGWIMQHVPSANRRQLFLENSYHVATLDNDAELIFSESLAFIQEVTA is encoded by the coding sequence ATGTCGCTGATCCCAGGAGCCGAGCCGTACCAGAGCATCAAGGGACCAGTCGGAGTCGTGTTGCAGCATGGCTTCACCGGCTCACCGAAATCCATGAAGCCCTGGGCGAAGTTCCTCGCCAAGAATGGCTACTCAGTCTCCGTCCCCCGGCTCCCAGGGCACGGCACGACCTGGCAGGAGATGAACAAGACGCGCTGGACCGACTGGTACGCCGAAACTTCACGCGCTTTCGACGAGCTGCGGTCCAAGTGCGATCAGGTGTTCATCATGGGCATGTCGATGGGCGGCGCACTTGCGCTGCGCCTCGCCGAAGAGCGCGGCGACCAGGTCGCCGGCCTCGTGCTGATCAATCCGGCGCTGTTCACCCTGCGCATGGATCGCCACCTGTTGCCGTACCTGCGTCACATCGTTCCGGCCTTCCCGGGTATCTCGAATGACATCAAGAAGCCAAATCAGGATGAGGGGGCATACGACCGGATTCCGCTCCAGGCGGCCTACTCCATGTCTCAGCTTTGGTCCACGACCATGAAAGACATAGGCTCGGTGAATCAGCCAATCCTGGTCTTCACAAGTCGCGACGATCACGTGGTTGAGAACGAGAATTCCGGATGGATCATGCAGCACGTGCCAAGCGCCAACCGGCGGCAGCTTTTTCTGGAGAACAGCTACCACGTCGCCACCCTGGACAACGACGCGGAGCTGATCTTCTCCGAGAGCCTCGCGTTCATCCAAGAAGTGACAGCCTGA
- a CDS encoding lysophospholipid acyltransferase family protein, with amino-acid sequence MGGFGGNPTGGRWQVLYYFLKHFVLGPWLKLLFRPWLEGGDNVPREGAAVLISNHLSFSDSIFLPLVLGRRVTFLAKSDYFTTRGIKGLLMRMFFAGTGQVPIDRSGGQASEAALNTGLRILREGHLLAFYPEGTRSLDGTLFRGRTGAARVALHAQVPVIPVGMIATYEAQPTGRILPKLRRVGVRIGKPLDFSRYYGMESDRFILRSVTDEMMYEMIQLTGQRYEDMYATDAKDAARAREQVPADEPRGPGEGGGGAAEDERDQGGSSASGS; translated from the coding sequence GTGGGAGGATTCGGAGGAAACCCGACTGGAGGTCGTTGGCAAGTGCTGTACTACTTCCTCAAGCATTTCGTTCTGGGCCCCTGGCTGAAGCTGCTCTTCCGCCCGTGGCTTGAAGGCGGCGACAACGTCCCCAGGGAGGGGGCGGCTGTCCTGATCAGCAACCACTTGTCCTTCTCCGACTCCATCTTCCTGCCGCTGGTGCTCGGAAGACGGGTCACATTCTTGGCGAAGAGCGACTACTTCACGACCAGGGGGATCAAGGGCTTGCTCATGCGCATGTTCTTCGCGGGCACGGGCCAGGTACCCATAGACCGCTCCGGTGGGCAGGCCTCGGAAGCGGCTCTGAACACCGGATTGCGGATTCTTCGGGAAGGTCACCTCCTGGCTTTCTATCCGGAAGGGACCAGGTCGCTGGACGGCACCTTGTTCCGAGGACGCACCGGAGCGGCGAGGGTTGCTCTCCATGCCCAGGTCCCGGTCATACCAGTCGGGATGATCGCGACTTATGAAGCCCAGCCGACCGGCAGGATCCTCCCGAAGCTGCGCCGCGTTGGCGTGCGGATCGGAAAGCCTTTGGACTTCTCTCGCTACTACGGAATGGAGAGCGACCGCTTCATCCTGAGGTCGGTGACCGACGAGATGATGTACGAGATGATCCAGCTGACCGGGCAGCGCTACGAAGACATGTACGCCACGGACGCGAAGGATGCGGCACGGGCCAGGGAGCAGGTCCCAGCAGATGAGCCGCGCGGCCCCGGCGAGGGTGGCGGGGGCGCCGCAGAGGACGAGCGTGACCAGGGCGGCTCGTCCGCTAGCGGGAGTTGA
- a CDS encoding 3-deoxy-7-phosphoheptulonate synthase class II — translation MTSPDIEWPDLPVAQQIPWVDEPAVAHVAAILRGVPALVQSAECDLLTQRLAAAERGEAFVLMAGDCAETFDANTITSIRARLRTVLQMAVVLTYGASLPVVKIGRMAGQYFKPRSRPTERRDGVELASYFGDAVNGLEFSAGARTPDPDRMLRAYRASNAVMNLVRSFTQDGSADLRQVHTWNRDFVRESPAGRRYEELAAGIDRALAFMSACGADPEELRGVEFFVGHEALSLDYERSLVRFDPVSRRHFGSSGHFLWVGERTRQLDGAHVDFAATVNNPIGVKVGPSAHPDDVLGLIERLDPHRIPGRLTIISRMGAANIRGVLPDIVEKVIAAQHPVVWICDPMHGNTRESDSGYKTRSFDDVVTEVKEFFAVHRSLGTHPGGLHVELTGDDVTECVGGTEGVAEADLSDRYETACDPRLNREQSLELAFLVAGMLSERTI, via the coding sequence GTGACCTCGCCCGACATCGAATGGCCGGACCTTCCGGTCGCTCAGCAGATCCCGTGGGTGGATGAACCCGCCGTAGCGCACGTCGCTGCGATTCTTCGCGGAGTGCCCGCGCTGGTCCAGTCGGCGGAGTGCGATCTGCTCACGCAGAGGTTGGCTGCGGCTGAGAGGGGCGAGGCGTTCGTCCTGATGGCAGGGGACTGCGCGGAAACCTTTGACGCGAACACGATCACCTCGATTAGAGCGCGGTTGAGGACAGTCCTCCAGATGGCCGTCGTGCTCACCTATGGCGCTTCGCTGCCCGTGGTGAAGATCGGTCGGATGGCCGGCCAGTACTTCAAGCCGCGCAGCAGGCCGACGGAGCGGCGGGACGGTGTGGAGCTGGCCTCGTACTTCGGAGACGCCGTCAACGGGCTGGAGTTCAGCGCCGGTGCCCGGACTCCCGACCCGGATCGTATGTTGCGGGCCTACCGGGCCAGCAACGCTGTGATGAATCTCGTGAGGTCCTTCACGCAGGATGGCAGCGCTGACCTGCGCCAGGTGCACACCTGGAACCGTGACTTCGTCAGAGAGTCGCCCGCCGGGCGGCGGTACGAGGAGCTGGCTGCCGGTATCGACCGCGCGCTCGCGTTCATGAGCGCCTGTGGAGCGGATCCAGAGGAGCTGCGCGGGGTCGAGTTCTTCGTGGGACACGAGGCGCTCTCGCTGGACTACGAGCGGTCTCTGGTGCGGTTCGACCCTGTCTCCCGGCGCCACTTCGGGTCGTCAGGCCACTTCCTGTGGGTTGGGGAACGCACCCGCCAGCTCGACGGTGCGCACGTCGATTTCGCGGCGACCGTGAACAACCCGATCGGGGTCAAAGTCGGTCCGAGTGCCCACCCCGATGACGTTCTCGGCCTGATCGAGCGCCTGGACCCGCACCGGATACCGGGCAGGTTGACGATCATCTCCAGGATGGGAGCCGCCAACATTCGCGGTGTGCTTCCAGACATCGTCGAGAAGGTCATCGCCGCGCAGCACCCGGTCGTGTGGATTTGCGACCCGATGCACGGCAACACCCGGGAGTCGGATTCCGGGTACAAGACGAGGTCCTTCGACGACGTTGTCACGGAGGTCAAGGAGTTCTTCGCGGTCCACCGGTCCTTGGGGACGCATCCGGGTGGGCTGCATGTCGAGCTGACCGGGGATGACGTGACCGAATGCGTCGGGGGCACCGAGGGTGTCGCCGAGGCGGACCTATCGGACCGATACGAGACCGCGTGCGATCCGAGATTGAACCGGGAGCAGTCGTTGGAGCTCGCGTTCTTGGTTGCCGGGATGCTGAGCGAGCGGACGATCTGA